One genomic window of Neisseria sp. oral taxon 014 str. F0314 includes the following:
- a CDS encoding DUF2303 family protein, with protein MEKQNMIESALQAAQKPFIETAPNGTPIIFWPAENGEWEYEKCPELMQTPTRKSGTFEMHDTASLIKFVQKHKQEGTQIYIDADFKSGKIAVKAAINGHTANAADWFDFSAIYQPRHTAAAENWLKYNIEKMNQAQFAHFLTNNARNIVSKNPANDAAVYPTAAEVLDFALNLEYTEKTTFKQGYREQDGRINFTFQSEDAGQTEKQLKMFERFGLSFTPYQGGDSYFVEALLKFRIDKNSGALVLWYELQQIDAVIEQAAQDIATSLQTAFADIDIYFGAISNL; from the coding sequence ATGGAAAAACAAAACATGATTGAAAGCGCATTGCAAGCCGCGCAAAAACCGTTTATCGAAACAGCGCCGAATGGCACGCCGATTATTTTTTGGCCCGCCGAAAACGGGGAATGGGAATATGAAAAATGCCCCGAATTGATGCAAACCCCCACCCGTAAAAGCGGTACGTTTGAAATGCACGACACCGCCAGCTTAATTAAATTCGTGCAAAAACATAAACAAGAAGGCACGCAAATTTACATCGATGCCGACTTTAAGTCGGGGAAAATCGCCGTCAAAGCGGCAATAAACGGCCATACCGCCAATGCTGCCGATTGGTTCGACTTCTCCGCAATTTATCAGCCAAGACACACTGCGGCTGCGGAAAATTGGCTGAAATATAACATTGAAAAAATGAACCAAGCCCAGTTTGCCCACTTCTTAACCAACAATGCCCGAAACATCGTATCCAAAAATCCCGCAAACGATGCCGCCGTTTACCCGACTGCCGCCGAAGTATTGGATTTCGCGCTGAATTTAGAATACACCGAAAAAACCACCTTCAAACAGGGCTATCGCGAACAAGACGGACGCATCAATTTCACCTTCCAAAGCGAAGATGCCGGACAAACCGAAAAACAACTCAAAATGTTCGAACGTTTCGGTCTGTCGTTTACACCCTATCAAGGCGGCGATTCATATTTTGTCGAGGCATTGCTCAAATTCCGTATCGATAAAAACAGTGGCGCATTGGTTTTGTGGTATGAACTGCAACAAATCGACGCAGTAATAGAACAAGCCGCACAGGACATTGCAACTAGCTTGCAAACCGCCTTTGCCGATATCGATATCTATTTCGGTGCTATCTCAAACCTCTAA
- a CDS encoding DUF551 domain-containing protein, with translation MDKTEIELFEKWYADFDGSADCQENLAKDGSGHYLLTETSLLYAGWTASRKCNRWNSIDRSIPNIGETVIVHTENGNIFSDIYVEGYDGDYFETAEDFNEQVTHWQPLPMPPQEE, from the coding sequence ATGGATAAAACAGAAATTGAATTATTCGAAAAATGGTATGCAGACTTTGACGGTTCAGCCGACTGTCAAGAAAACCTAGCCAAAGACGGCAGCGGCCATTATTTACTGACAGAAACTTCACTACTTTATGCAGGCTGGACGGCGAGCCGTAAATGTAACAGATGGAACTCCATTGATCGTAGCATTCCAAACATCGGTGAAACCGTCATCGTACACACTGAAAACGGAAACATCTTCTCCGATATTTACGTAGAAGGCTACGATGGAGATTATTTCGAAACGGCGGAAGACTTCAACGAACAAGTAACACACTGGCAGCCGTTGCCGATGCCACCGCAAGAAGAGTAG
- a CDS encoding pyocin activator PrtN family protein has product MENLPTQQRLLLIYGKTHITLEQAVADWMPHINIERAKRRAKTQTLPWPVISSEDSQKSGLFVSLAAIAEWLDLREQEAQENWKKMNQ; this is encoded by the coding sequence ATGGAAAACCTACCGACACAACAACGTCTATTACTTATTTACGGTAAAACACACATCACGCTTGAACAAGCTGTCGCCGACTGGATGCCGCATATCAATATCGAACGCGCAAAACGCCGCGCAAAAACACAAACCCTGCCGTGGCCGGTTATCAGCAGTGAAGACAGCCAAAAAAGCGGCCTGTTCGTCAGCCTTGCCGCAATCGCCGAATGGCTCGACCTGCGCGAACAGGAAGCGCAAGAAAACTGGAAAAAGATGAATCAATAG